The following proteins are co-located in the Synchiropus splendidus isolate RoL2022-P1 chromosome 14, RoL_Sspl_1.0, whole genome shotgun sequence genome:
- the ckap5 gene encoding cytoskeleton-associated protein 5 isoform X1, giving the protein MGDDSEWMKLPIDQKCEHKVWKARLNGYEEALKLFQRIEDEKSPEWGKYLGLVKKFVTESNAVAQLKGLEAALAFVENAHVAGKTTGDVVSGVVTKVFNQPKARAKELGMDICLMYVEIEKAEVVQDELLKGLDNKNPKIVVACLETLRKALSEFGSKIVTLKPVVKVLSKQFESREKAVRDEAKLLAIEIYKWIRDALRAPLQNINSVQLKELEEEWVKLPSAPPKQSRFLRSQQDLKAKFQQQQQAQGADQCDGDDDEEEVAAAVDPYELLEPVEILSKLPKDFYEKIEAKKWQERKEALEAVETLTKNPKLENGEYGDLVRALKKVVGKDTNVMLVTLAAKCLAALASGLRKKFGSHAVQVVPTILEKFKEKKPQVVQALQEAIDAMFHTTTLQNLSEDVLAVMDNKNPSIKQQASLFLARSFRHCTQATLPKSVLKPLCAALIKQVNDSAPEVRDAAFEALGTAMKVVGEKAVNPFLSDLDKLKLDRIKESAEKVELPGGKKAAGGGDKKPAVKAAPPAEAPPKSSAPAKKAATAAPAKTAGPPKKGKAAPAANAKNKKSSPDNKEMVEQELTVEASEELAAGVLPANCLQMLESSLWKERLASMEDFKRAVETTEKSAMPCQALVRMLAKKPGWKETNFQVMQMKLHVVALIAQRGNFSKTSASVVLDGLVDKVGDIKCGGNAKEALTAIGEACSLPWTAEQVVSLAFAQKNPKNQAESLNWLANAMKEFGFAGINVKAFINNVKTALAATNPAVRTAAIALLGVMFLYMGAPLRMFFEDEKPALLSQIDAEFEKMQGQSPPAPFRSKKSATEEEADDGDDQEEDGGAQDVMDLLPRTDISDKVTSDLVSKVGDKNWKIRKEGLDEVAAIISEAKFISANIGELPLALKGRLSDSNKILVQQSLTILQQLATAMGPGLKQHVKTLGIPVITVLGDSKPNVRAAAMATLQAWVEQTGMKEWLEGEDLSEELKRENPFLRQELLGWLAEKLPTLRTVPADLMLCVPHLFTCLEDRNGDVRKKAQDALPTFMMHLGYEKMNKATGKLKPASKDQVLTMLDKARAVMPAVPAAPAKAGGKLESRRAPSASRSPANEDTVDSRPEAKKVRAGTAPKKPPSPPEDSPPPSMDNKSNASKKPAGKGKAAAAGGQQAPAVKKQGAKTSKDDEDKSGPIFTLVPNAKEQRIKEEKQLKILKWNFMTPRDEYVEQLKAQMSTCFAKWLQDELFHFDFQRHVKAIGVMMERLESECEATIGCLDLILKWFTLRFFDTNTTVLMKVLEYLKLLFVTLDRENYHLTEYEANSFVPYLILKVGESKDVVRKDVRSILAMLCKVYPASKVFPFLMDGTKSKNSKQRAECLEELGCLIEGYGMNVCQPTAAKSLKEIAVHIGDRDTSVRNAALNTVVAVYNVCGEQVYKLIGNLSEKDMSMLEERIKRSAKKTPAAPAKQSAAEKPQREHAGNPNSTFLRKPAQEDPNKLKLMYRTYRIQARQNHSEASYPSIPKEFQLDLDMIEMDQSRVCDLPDLVQHKLDELLEPISLPEPKICSVTPHFDDLHNSTSSTINFVISQVASGDINTSIQALAQIDEVLRQEDKAEVMSGHIDQFLIAMFMQLRLIYSTHMADERLDKKDIFKLYSCIIGNMLSLFSMESLAREASMGVLKDLMHGLLTLTLDSRVEDIQDGQQLIRSLNLLVFQVLEKSDQTNITSALLVLLQDCLAVTAGPPMFSELVMKCLWRLIRFLPENINHINLDRILLDVHNFMKAFPRETVKQLKTDIPHRTIKTLLHTLCKLTGAKILDHLSMIENRNESELEAHLRRVVKHSGNLSGQKSDRGSEKSRGRTVRAPRPRAPRAPHSNLCLQDERMSKAKVNDLLTEIFKKIGSKENTKEGLTELYEFKQKYTDADLEPFLKNTTQFFQNYVERGLRVIETEREGKTCVQSSAVIPQHAGDSNMSSSSSSEEFKPAVYYERLKILRQRQGLENTRSLGCSGDQEPQQRPPVSALLSSKPSVASSTDMLHSKLSQLKESRELHREEHGSSPHTRSSSPAANLDDLKKRLERIKSKRQ; this is encoded by the exons ATGGGGGACGACAGCGAGTGGATGAAGCTTCCCATCGACCAGAAATGTGAACACAAG GTTTGGAAAGCTCGACTGAACGGTTATGAAGAAGCTCTGAAGCTGTTCCAGAGGATAGAAGACGAGAAGAGTCCAGAGTGGGGGAAGTACCTCGGCCTGGTGAAGAAGTTTGTCACAGAGTCGAACGCCGTCGCTCAGTTGAAAGGCCTGGAGGCGGCGCTGGCCTTCGTGGAGAATGCTCACGTCGCCGGAAA GACGACCGGAGACGTGGTGTCTGGCGTGGTGACCAAGGTATTCAACCAGCCCAAAGCTCGCGCCAAAGAGCTGGGCATGGACATCTGCCTCATGTACGTGGAGATCGAGAAGGCGGAGGTGGTGCAAGACGAGCTGCTCAAAGGACTGGACAACAAGAACCCCAAAATAGTGGTGGCCTGTCTGGAGACACTGAGGAAAGCGCTCAG TGAGTTTGGCTCCAAGATTGTGACCTTGAAACCCGTGGTCAAGGTTCTGTCTAAACAGTTTGAGTCCAGAGAGAAGGCTGTGAGGGACGAGGCCAAGCTGCTGGCTATAGAGATCTACAAATGGATCCGTGATGCTCTGAGAGCTCCGCTACAGAATATCAACTCCGTTCAG ctgaaggagctggaggaggagtgggTCAAGCTGCCCTCCGCTCCTCCCAAGCAGAGCCGGTTCCTGCGCTCCCAGCAGGACCTGAAGGCcaagttccagcagcagcagcaggcacaAGGAGCCGACCAGTGCGATG GAGAcgacgatgaggaggaagtgGCTGCAGCAGTGGATCCATACGAGCTTCTGGAACCGGTGGAGATTCTCTCCAAGCTGCCCAAAGATTTCTATGAGAAAATC GAAGCCAAGAAGTggcaggagaggaaggaggcgcTGGAAGCTGTGGAGACTCTGACCAAGAATCCCAAACTAGAGAATGGAGAATATGGGGATCTGGTCAGAGCCCTGAAGAAG GTGGTGGGCAAAGACACCAACGTCATGCTGGTGACGCTGGCAGCCAAGTGCCTTGCTGCACTCGCCTCTGGCCTCAGAAAGAAGTTTGGATCGCATGCAGTGCAG GTGGTGCCCACTATTCTGGAGAAGTTCAAGGAGAAGAAGCCTCAGGTGGTTCAGGCTCTGCAAGAAGCCATCGATGCCATGTTTCACACA ACAACGTTGCAGAACCTCTCTGAGGACGTCCTGGCTGTGATGGACAATAAGAACCCCTCCATCAAGCAGCAGGCCTCTCTGTTCCTGGCCCGGTCCTTCAGACACTGCACCCAGGCCACTCTGCCCAAGAGCGTGCTCAAACCTCTGTGTGCCGCTCTCATCAAG CAAGTGAACGACTCTGCACCAGAGGTGCGCGACGCTGCGTTTGAAGCCTTGGGGACGGCCATGAAGGTGGTGGGAGAGAAAGCCGTCAACCCTTTCCTGAGTGATCTGGATAAACTCAAACTGGACAGA ATAAAAGAGtctgctgagaaggtggagCTCCCTGGAGGAAAgaaggcagcaggaggaggagacaagAAGCCGGCCGTCAAAGCCGCACCCCCTGCCGAGGCTCCTCCCAAGTCTTCTGCCCCGGCCaagaaagcagcaacagcagctccaGCCAAG ACGGCTGGTCCTCCTAAGAAAGGCAAAGCTGCTCCTGCGGCCAACGCCAAGAACAAGAAGTCCTCACCAGACAACAAGGAGATGGTTGAGCAGGAACTCACG GTGGAGGCGAGCGAGGAGTTGGCCGCTGGAGTTCTACCTGCGAATTGTCTGCAGATGCTTGAGTCCTCCCTCTGGAAGGAACGACTGGCCAGTATGGAGGACTTCAAGAGG GCTGTGGAGACCACGGAGAAATCTGCCATGCCGTGCCAGGCCTTGGTCCGGATGTTGGCCAAGAAACCAGGCTGGAAGGAAACCAACTTCCAG GTGATGCAGATGAAGCTGCACGTGGTTGCCTTGATCGCTCAGCGTGGCAACTTCTCCAAGACGTCTGCGTCCGTAGTCCTGGACGGACTGGTGGATAAAGTCGGTGACATCAAGTGCGGTGGGAACGCCAAGGAGGCTCTGACAGCCATCGGAGAAGCCTGCTCGCTCCCCTGGACCGCCGAACAG GTGGTGTCGCTAGCCTTTGCACAGAAGAACCCCAAAAACCAAGCGGAGAGCCTGAACTGGCTGGCTAACGCCATGAAGGAGTTTGGCTTCGCTGG CATTAACGTGAAGGCCTTCATCAACAACGTGAAGACGGCTCTGGCTGCTACCAACCCGGCTGTGCGCACGGCAGCCATCGCCCTGCTGGGGGTCATGTTCCTTTACATGGGTGCTCCACTTCGCATGTTCTTTGAGGACGAGAAGCCGGCGCTGCTGTCCCAGATAGACGCAGAGTTCGAGAAG ATGCAGGGCCAGTCTCCTCCGGCCCCCTTCAGGTCCAAGAAGTCTgccacagaggaggaggctgaCGATGGAGATGACCAGGAGGAGGACGGAGGAGCTCAAGACGTCATGGACCTCCTGCCCAGAACCGATATCAG TGACAAGGTCACATCCGACCTGGTGTCCAAGGTGGGCGACAAGAACTGGAAGATCCGGAAGGAGGGTCTGGACGAAGTGGCGGCCATCATCTCTGAGGCCAAGTTCATCAGTGCCAACATCGGCGAGCTGCCCCTTGCCCTGAAAGGACGACTCTCGGACTCAAACAAGATCTTG GTGCAGCAGAGCCTGAccatcctgcagcagctggcCACAGCGATGGGGCCAGGACTGAAGCAGCACGTCAAAACACTGGGCATCCCTGTCATCACCGTGCTGGGCGACAGCAAG CCAAACGTTCGAGCGGCTGCCATGGCAACGCTGCAGGCCTGGGTGGAGCAGACGGGGATGAAGGAGTGGCTGGAGGGTGAGGACTTGTCCGAGGAGCTGAAGAGGGAAAACCCCTTCCTTCGTCAGGAG CTCTTGGGCTGGCTGGCGGAGAAGCTGCCCACGCTGAGGACCGTGCCTGCAGACCTGATGctgtgtgtcccccacctcttCACCTGCCTGGAGGACCGAAACGGAGACGTGAGGAAGAAGGCTCAGGACGCTCTGCCCACCTTCATGATGCACCTGGGCTACGAGAAGATGAACAAGGCCACCGGCAAGCTGAAG cCGGCCTCCAAGGACCAGGTGCTCACCATGCTGGACAAGGCCCGGGCTGTGATGCCGGCCGTGCCGGCTGCTCCCGCCAAGGCTGGAGGGAAGCTGGAGTCCAGGCGAGCGCCGTCAG CCTCCCGGTCTCCAGCTAATGAGGACACTGTGGACAGCAGACCTGAAGCTAAGAAGGTGCGAGCGGGAACTGCCCCCAAGAAG cccccctcccctcccgaagattctccccctccctccatggACAACAAGAGTAATGCTAGTAAAAAGCCTGCCGGCAAAGGAAAGGCTGCTGCTGCGGGTGGTCAACAG GCACCTGCTGTCAAGAAGCAAGGAGCCAAAACCTCCAAGGACGATGAAGACAAGTCTGGTCCAATCTTCACTCTGGTGCCCAACGCTAAAGAGCAGAGGATcaaggaggagaagcagctgaag ATCCTGAAGTGGAACTTCATGACTCCCAGAGACGAATACGTGGAGCAGCTGAAGGCGCAGATGTCCACCTGCTTTGCCAAGTGGCTGCAAGACGAGCTGTTTCACTTCGACTTCCAGAGACACGTCAAAGCTATTGGCGTGATGATGGAG AGGCTGGAGAGCGAGTGCGAAGCCACCATCGGCTGCTTGGACCTGATTCTGAAGTGGTTCACGCTGCGCTTCTTTGacaccaacaccacagtccTGATGAAGGTGCTGGAGTACCTGAAGCTGCTCTTCGTCACACTGGACCGAGAGAACTACCATCTGACGGAGTACGAGGCCAACTCCTTTGTCCCCTACCTCATCCTCAAG GTGGGCGAGTCCAAGGATGTGGTGCGGAAGGACGTGCGGTCCATCCTGGCCATGCTGTGCAAGGTCTACCCCGCGTCCAAGGTCTTTCCTTTCCTCATGGACGGCACCAAGTCCAAGAATTCCAAGCAGAGAGCTG AGTGTCTGGAGGAGCTGGGCTGTCTGATCGAGGGCTACGGGATGAATGTGTGTCAGCCGACCGCAGCCAAGTCCCTGAAGGAGATTGCCGTCCACATCGGCGACCGAGACACCTCGGTGCGTAACGCTGCTCTCAACACCGTGGTGGCCGTCTACAATGTCTGCGGCGAGCAGGTCTACAAACTCATCGGAAAT ctgtCGGAGAAGGACATGAGCATGCTGGAGGAGCGGATCAAGCGCTCGGCCAAGAAGACTCCGGCGGCCCCGGCCAAACAGAGCGCCGCCGAGAAGCCGCAGCGGGAACATGCCGGGAACCCCAACTCCACCTTCCTCCGGAAACCTGCGCAGGAGGACCCCAACAAGCTGAA ACTCATGTATCGCACGTATAGGAT TCAAGCCCGGCAGAACCACAGCGAGGCCTCGTACCCGTCCATCCCCAAGGAGTTCCAGTTGGACCTGGACATGATCGAGATGGACCAGAGCCGAGTCTGCGACCTCCCTGACCTGGTCCAGCACAAACTGGACGAGCTGCTGGAGCCCATCAGTCTCCCGGAGCCCAA GATCTGCTCCGTCACGCCGCACTTCGACGACCTGCACAAcagcacctcctccaccatcaacTTCGTCATCTCCCAGGTGGCCAGCGGCGACATCAACACCAGCATCCAGGCTCTGGCTCAG ATCGACGAGGTGCTCCGCCAGGAGGACAAGGCCGAAGTCATGTCGGGCCACATCGACCAGTTCCTCATCGCCATGTTCATGCAGCTGCGGCTCATCTACAGCACGCACATGGCCGACGAGCGGCTGGACAAGAAGGACATCTTCAAGCTCTACAGCTGCATCATTGGCAACATGCTGTCG ctcttctccaTGGAGTCCCTGGCCCGGGAGGCCTCCATGGGCGTGCTGAAGGACCTGATGCACGGCCTCCTCACGCTGACCCTGGACAGCAGGGTGGAGGACATCCAGGATGGACAGCAGCTCATCAGGTCGCTCAACCTGCTGGTCTTCCAAGTGCTGGAGAAGTCTGACCAGACCAACATCACCAG CGCTCTGCTGGTCCTGCTCCAGGACTGTCTGGCCGTCACCGCCGGGCCGCCCATGTTCTCCGAGCTGGTCATGAAG TGCCTGTGGAGGCTGATCCGCTTCCTGCCCGAGAACATCAACCACATCAACCTGGACCGGATCCTGCTGGACGTCCACAACTTCATGAAGGCTTTTCCCCGGGAGACGGTGAAGCAGCTGAAGACCGACATCCCTCACCGGACCATCAAGACGCTGCTGCACACGCTGTGCAAGCTGACGGGGGCCAAG ATCCTGGACCACCTGTCCATGATCGAGAATCGGAACGAGTCCGAGTTGGAGGCGCACCTGAGGCGAGTGGTCAAACACTCGGGGAACCTGTCTGGCCAGAAGAGCGACCGCGGGAGTGAGAAGAGCCGCGGGCGGACGGTGAGAGCCCCGCGGCCCCGGGCCCCCCGGGCACCACACTCAAACCTTTGTTTGCAGGACGAGCGCATGTCCAAGGCCAAGGTCAACGACCTCCTGACGGAGATCTTCAAGAAGATCGGCTCCAAGGAGAACACCAAAGAG GGTCTGACCGAGCTCTACGAGTTCAAGCAGAAGTACACGGACGCCGACCTGGAGCCCTTCCTCAAGAACACCACCCAGTTCTTCCAGAACTACGTGGAGCGAGGCCTCCGCGTCATCGAGACCGAGCGGGAGGGCAAGACCTGCgtccagagctcagcag TGATCCCGCAGCACGCCGGCGACTCcaacatgagcagcagcagcagcagcgaggaaTTCAAACCGGCCGTTTACTACGAGAGACTGAAGATCCTGCGGCAGAGGCAGGGACTGGAGAACACCCGG AGCCTGGGCTGCAGCGGCGACCAGGAGCCTCAGCAGCGCCCCCCCGTCTCCGCCCTGCTGTCCTCCAAGCCCAGCGTGGCATCGTCCACCGACATGCTGCACAGCAAGCTGTCGCAGCTGAAGGAGTCACGGGAGCTGCACCGCGAGGAGCACGGCTCCTCGCCGCACACGCGCTCGTCCTCGCCGGCCGCCAACCTGGACGACCTGAAGAAGCGTCTGGAGCGGATCAAGAGCAAGCGGCAGTAG